Proteins encoded by one window of uncultured Draconibacterium sp.:
- a CDS encoding putative porin, with translation MLRAHYFLFTLLVLVAMPVLLKAQPPGGLRMQNGEGNEEVKNEKEIESKVKLWYLKGDGAFQDSTKLDTLHDYSHIYHPVFKNAITATYTGNYGNPGMTNDFFQREHQTNYFFLQSRQDYLLTPAKVKYFNTTTPYTRFDFSQSENKSRNNETRFDVVHSQNVTPFWNWTFRTNQEKSDGQYSAQDAKNNFVALNTSYNRDHWSIHGGFISNSIKNSENGGLIADSIMDGGQKPEYWAVNLSETKSKFNSINYYTTAEYRLGKYDWNEVDSVEVFRPILGIMYNFEHDRYTQEFLDEEDTTNNFFENTYYGPDYTLDEIKYNRISNLFQLKQYENPNRKYTFGKRAFLGYDLYRGSTPGVQVDTVHRRFDIKYSNLYIGGGIFREMGSFWLWNFDGKINLAGRNAGELELNGLITKPFKFWGDSTASMTFTGSFENRVADYFQETFRSNHFQWDNDFDAEQRITLGAKFSVPQRKLELAANYAAINNFLYNNTEAIPDQTANEMLVMSVYADKDFNYRRFHFRTRILWQKVSEERYLHLPEWSAFVNTYYQFTISKVMFTQIGADVRYNTKYYADAYAPSTGLFYLQNEQEYGDYPYIDVYANLRLKRTRVFFKWMNIGTNFLDGRYMTTPNYPMPRATFRLGVSWAWYD, from the coding sequence ATGCTAAGGGCACACTATTTTTTATTTACACTTCTGGTACTTGTTGCAATGCCGGTCTTACTCAAAGCTCAACCTCCGGGTGGGCTGAGAATGCAAAATGGGGAAGGTAACGAAGAAGTAAAAAACGAGAAGGAGATCGAATCAAAGGTTAAGTTATGGTATTTGAAAGGAGATGGAGCCTTTCAGGATTCTACCAAACTCGACACTTTACACGATTATTCACATATATATCATCCTGTATTTAAAAATGCAATTACGGCAACGTATACCGGTAATTATGGAAATCCGGGGATGACTAACGATTTCTTTCAACGGGAACATCAAACCAATTATTTCTTTCTGCAATCCCGGCAAGATTACCTGCTTACGCCGGCTAAGGTGAAATATTTTAATACAACTACTCCCTATACCCGTTTTGATTTTAGTCAGAGTGAAAACAAATCGCGAAATAACGAAACCCGTTTTGATGTAGTACATTCGCAAAATGTAACACCTTTTTGGAACTGGACATTTCGAACCAACCAGGAAAAGTCTGACGGGCAATATAGCGCTCAAGATGCAAAGAATAATTTTGTTGCTTTAAATACTAGTTATAATCGCGATCATTGGAGTATACATGGTGGTTTTATATCAAACTCGATAAAAAATAGTGAGAACGGTGGTTTAATTGCAGATTCAATTATGGACGGCGGACAAAAACCGGAGTATTGGGCTGTAAATTTAAGTGAAACCAAAAGTAAGTTCAATAGCATAAATTACTATACAACCGCCGAATATCGTTTGGGTAAATACGATTGGAATGAGGTAGACAGTGTTGAAGTGTTTAGGCCGATTTTGGGAATAATGTACAATTTCGAGCACGACAGATACACCCAGGAGTTTCTTGATGAAGAAGACACAACGAATAATTTCTTCGAGAATACATATTATGGTCCGGATTATACATTGGATGAAATAAAATACAACCGTATAAGTAACCTCTTTCAGTTAAAGCAATACGAAAATCCAAATCGAAAATATACGTTTGGAAAAAGAGCCTTTTTAGGTTATGACCTTTACCGGGGATCGACTCCGGGAGTTCAGGTAGATACCGTACACCGTAGGTTTGATATTAAATACTCGAACTTGTATATAGGTGGAGGAATTTTTCGCGAGATGGGAAGTTTCTGGCTGTGGAACTTTGATGGGAAAATAAATCTGGCCGGACGAAATGCAGGAGAATTAGAGTTAAACGGATTGATAACAAAACCGTTTAAATTCTGGGGCGATTCAACAGCTTCGATGACTTTTACCGGTTCGTTCGAAAATCGTGTAGCCGATTATTTCCAGGAAACATTCCGATCGAATCATTTTCAGTGGGACAATGATTTTGATGCAGAACAACGTATAACGCTGGGAGCGAAATTCAGTGTACCTCAACGAAAACTGGAATTGGCAGCTAATTATGCAGCCATCAATAATTTCCTGTATAATAATACCGAAGCTATACCCGACCAAACAGCAAACGAAATGTTAGTAATGTCGGTGTATGCCGATAAAGATTTTAACTACCGGCGCTTTCATTTCCGCACACGAATACTGTGGCAAAAGGTTTCGGAAGAGCGTTACCTGCATTTGCCTGAATGGTCAGCGTTTGTAAATACCTATTACCAGTTTACCATATCGAAAGTAATGTTTACACAGATTGGGGCCGATGTGCGTTACAACACAAAATATTATGCCGATGCGTATGCTCCGTCAACCGGATTGTTTTATTTGCAGAACGAACAGGAATATGGCGATTATCCGTACATCGATGTGTATGCCAACTTACGC